From Candidatus Eisenbacteria bacterium:
GGCCGAGGGGGCGACGAGCGCGCCCGTGAGACCGTTGTCGAGCGCGAGCTTCGCGCAGCGCACGGCGTCGATGATGACGCCGGCCGAGTTCGGCGAGTCCCACACCTCGAGCTTCAGCTCCACGTTGAGCGGAACGTCCCCGAACGTGCGCCCCTCCATCCGGATGTAGGCCCACTTCCGGTCGTCCAGCCACTCGACGTAGTCGCTCGGCCCGATGTGGACGTTCTTCTCGCCGATCTCGTAGTCGAGCATCGACGTGACCGCGTTCGTCTTCGAGATCTTCTTGGACTCGAGCCGGGAGCGCTCGAGCATGTTGAGGAAGTCCGTGTTCCCGCCCACGTTGAGCTGGCTCGTGCGCTCGAGGCGCACGCCGCGCTCCCGGAAGAGACGCGTGAGCACGCGATGGACGATCGTGGCGCCCACCTGCGACTTGATGTCGTCCCCGATCACCGGGAGCTTCCGCTGCTCGAACCGGCGCTGCCAGTACTTCTCCCGCGCGATGAAGACCGGGATCGCGTTCACGAACGCGCATCCCGCGTCGAGGATCTGCTCGACGTACCACTTCGTCGCTTCCTCGCTCCCCACGGGGAGGTAGTTGATCACGACGTCCGTCTTCGTATCCTGCAAGAGGCGCACGATGTCCGCCGTGGACCCCGGCGCCTTCTGGATCACCTTGGAGAGGTACTGCCCCAGGCCGTCGTGCGTCATGCCGCGCGCCACGGGAACCCCCTGGCGGGGCACGTCACAGAACTTGTAGGTGTTGTTGGGCCAGGTGTAGATCGCTTCCGCGAGATCGCGTCCCACCTTGTTCCGGTCGATGTCGATCGCCGCGCTGAACTCGATGTCGCGGATGTGGTATCCGCCCAGGTTCACGTGCATGAGGCCGGGCACGAAGTCCGTATCCTTCGCGTTCCGGTAGTAGTGGACGCCCTGGACGAGCGAGGAGGCGCAGTTGCCCACCCCGATGATGCCCACGCGAATCTTGCCCATCTGAATTCCTACCTCCATGTGGCGGAACTGGCGCTGCGGGATGCGGGGAGCCGCCGGACGTTCCGGCGCGCCCGTGCTACGGAGCCTTGGTGCGAGTCAGTCGGCGGACATGATACACGCGCTGGAGGACCGTGACGAGGGTTAAGACGAAGAGGAGCCCGAGGATCCCCGGCAGGAAGCGCGGGCCGAGGAGCGCTCCAAGGCCCAGTGCCATCAGGCGTTCCGGGCGCTCCATGATCCCGACCTTGCACTCGAGCCCGAGCCCCTCGGCGCGCGCCCGGATGTAGGAGACGAGGAAGGAGAGGATCAGCGTCGAGAGGGCGAGCACCGCCATGGTGTGCCCGTCCGGGTCGTTCCATCGGGCCTCCCCCTCGAAGCTCCCGCGGAACCAGATCGAGCCCCCTCCCGCGCTCAAGTAGTAGTAGTTCGCGAGCCCTGCGAAGAGCGCCCCCTCGCCCACGCGGTCCAGGGTCGAATCGAGGAAGGCGCCGAACGGGCTCGCCGTGCCGGTCGCGCGCGCGACGTCCCCGTCGAGCATGTCGCAGAGCCCCGCGAGTCCGATCACGACGGCGGCGAGGAGGAACTCCCCGCGCCCCAGGAGGAGCGCCGCGACGAGCGAGAACCCGAGGCCGGCGAGCGTGAGATGGTCGGGACGCACGCCGCGCTTCGCGAGCGCGTACCCGAGCGGCCGGAACCAGGATCGTCCCTGCTCCTTCCACCCGCCGCTCCCCGCTCGCTCGTCATCCCTCACGCGTTCCCGCCCTCCTCGTCGCCGTCCCGTTCGCCGTCCTCGCCCGCATCGTCGCCGCCCCGCGCCGCGCCGTCCGGAGCCCCCGCGACCACGAGAACGAACTCGCCGCGCGGCGGCCGCTCGGCGACCCATGCGACGAGCTCCGAGAGCGCGCCGCGCCTCGTCTCCTCGAACCTCTTCGTGAGCTCGCGCGAGACGGACGCGCGCCGGTCCCCGAGCCCCTCCAGGAGGTCGCGGAGCGCCGCGGCGAGCCGGTGCGGCGATTCGAAGAAGATGAGGGTCCGCGGATCGTCGCGCAACTCCGCGATGCGCGTGCGCCGCCGTCCCGGCTTGCGCGGAAGGAACCCCTCGAACGCGAACCGGTCGGTGGGAAGCCCGGAGACCTCGAGCGCGCAGAGGAGGCTGGACGGACCAGGCACGGGGATCGCGGCGATGCCCGCCTCCACGGCGGCACGCACGAGCGTGAACGCGGGATCCGAGATGCCGGGCGACCCCGCGTCGGAGACGACCGCGACCGAAGCGCCCTGCCGGAGCCGCGTCAGGAGCTCCGGCGTGCGCGCGTCCTTGTTGTGATCGTGGTACGAGACCATCGGTCGGTCGAGCCCGAAGCGGGCGAGGAGCCCGCGCGTGTGACGCGTGTCCTCGGCCGCGATCACGTCCACCGCCCCGAGGATGTGGAGCGCGCGCGGCGAGAGATCGCCGACGTTCCCGATCGGCGTGCCCACGAGGTAGAGCGTGGAGGGCGCGGGCTCTTCGCTCATGCGGCGCCCAGCACGTCGCGCGCGGCCGCTCGGATCGCCGCGACGGCGCGATCGATGCCGGCGTCGTCCACGTCGAGATGCGTCGCCGCGCGGAAGCGTCCCGGGCCTCCGAAC
This genomic window contains:
- a CDS encoding CDP-alcohol phosphatidyltransferase family protein, which produces MRDDERAGSGGWKEQGRSWFRPLGYALAKRGVRPDHLTLAGLGFSLVAALLLGRGEFLLAAVVIGLAGLCDMLDGDVARATGTASPFGAFLDSTLDRVGEGALFAGLANYYYLSAGGGSIWFRGSFEGEARWNDPDGHTMAVLALSTLILSFLVSYIRARAEGLGLECKVGIMERPERLMALGLGALLGPRFLPGILGLLFVLTLVTVLQRVYHVRRLTRTKAP
- the rsmI gene encoding 16S rRNA (cytidine(1402)-2'-O)-methyltransferase, whose protein sequence is MSEEPAPSTLYLVGTPIGNVGDLSPRALHILGAVDVIAAEDTRHTRGLLARFGLDRPMVSYHDHNKDARTPELLTRLRQGASVAVVSDAGSPGISDPAFTLVRAAVEAGIAAIPVPGPSSLLCALEVSGLPTDRFAFEGFLPRKPGRRRTRIAELRDDPRTLIFFESPHRLAAALRDLLEGLGDRRASVSRELTKRFEETRRGALSELVAWVAERPPRGEFVLVVAGAPDGAARGGDDAGEDGERDGDEEGGNA
- a CDS encoding inositol-3-phosphate synthase; this translates as MGKIRVGIIGVGNCASSLVQGVHYYRNAKDTDFVPGLMHVNLGGYHIRDIEFSAAIDIDRNKVGRDLAEAIYTWPNNTYKFCDVPRQGVPVARGMTHDGLGQYLSKVIQKAPGSTADIVRLLQDTKTDVVINYLPVGSEEATKWYVEQILDAGCAFVNAIPVFIAREKYWQRRFEQRKLPVIGDDIKSQVGATIVHRVLTRLFRERGVRLERTSQLNVGGNTDFLNMLERSRLESKKISKTNAVTSMLDYEIGEKNVHIGPSDYVEWLDDRKWAYIRMEGRTFGDVPLNVELKLEVWDSPNSAGVIIDAVRCAKLALDNGLTGALVAPSAYFKKSPPVQYPDDVARQMVEDYIAKYGTKRAKAAKAAPKPKRATPPRSGLKKAARRSV